From Pleurodeles waltl isolate 20211129_DDA chromosome 1_1, aPleWal1.hap1.20221129, whole genome shotgun sequence, a single genomic window includes:
- the LOC138299579 gene encoding uncharacterized protein, giving the protein MRLQPLLSRLVLPDQSGFVPGRSTSHNLRTFFAVLGSLETDDDVAAVFLDAAKAFDSLAWEYMFALLNRVGLSARFVNWIRLLYTLPTARLRLNGGVSAPFPVSQGKSQGCPLSPLLFAAAMELLAAGL; this is encoded by the coding sequence aTGCGATTACAGCCACTTCTTTCTAGATTGGTGCTTCCGGATCAATCAGGCTTTGTCCCCGGGAGGTCCACGAGCCATAATCTGCGCACtttctttgcggtgctgggatcaTTAGAGACGGACGATGATGTAGCtgcggtgtttcttgatgcagccaaggcctttgattccctggcctgggagtatatgtttgcgcttTTGAACCGAGTGGGTCTCAGCGCTCGCTTTGTGAACTGGATCAGGCTGCTGTACACCCTGCCCACTGCCAGATTACGTCTTAATGGGGGTGTATCGGCTCCATTCCCGGTTTCGCAGGGTAAGagccagggctgcccgctgtctccgcttctttttgCGGCTGCAATGGAGCTGCTAGCGGCGGGATTGTGA